Proteins from a genomic interval of Kiloniellales bacterium:
- a CDS encoding homoserine dehydrogenase produces the protein MSTALRIGVAGLGTVGCGTLSLLARHGDLIAERGGRPILVSAVSARDRRKDRGVELSAVRWFDDAVAMAADPEIDVVIELIGGADGVAKTLTERALAGGKSVITANKALIAHHGTALARLAEENNVTLAYEAAVAGGTPVIKCLREGLAANDFSRIYGIFNGTCNYILSTMRGTGREFGEVLAEAQKLGYAEADPSFDIDGVDAAHKLAILAALAFGCEVNFDGVYVEGIREVSALDIAYAEELGYRIKLLGLARRIDGGVEQRVHPCMVRRETPIANVEGVFNAAVAEGDFCDSIVIEGRGAGGAPTASAIVADLIDLARGIRLPPFAVPASRLRSLPSLRMERHVGCYYFRLMVVDRPGVIADVAAALRDEEISLEAMLQRGRAPGEAVPVVITTHETEEARMRRALDRIADLEAALEPPRMIRIEDF, from the coding sequence GTGAGCACTGCTCTTAGGATCGGAGTCGCGGGTCTCGGCACCGTGGGGTGCGGCACCTTGTCGCTCCTGGCCCGGCACGGCGACCTGATTGCCGAGCGCGGCGGGCGCCCGATCCTGGTCTCGGCCGTGTCGGCGCGGGACCGGCGCAAGGACCGGGGCGTCGAGCTGAGCGCCGTGCGCTGGTTCGACGATGCCGTGGCCATGGCCGCGGACCCGGAGATCGACGTGGTGATCGAGCTGATAGGCGGCGCCGACGGCGTCGCCAAGACGCTGACCGAGCGCGCGCTGGCCGGGGGCAAGTCGGTCATCACGGCGAACAAGGCGCTGATCGCCCATCACGGCACGGCGCTGGCCCGCCTCGCCGAGGAGAACAACGTAACCCTGGCCTACGAGGCCGCGGTCGCCGGCGGCACGCCGGTCATCAAGTGCCTGCGCGAAGGGCTCGCAGCCAACGACTTCTCGCGCATCTACGGCATCTTCAACGGCACTTGCAATTACATCCTCTCGACCATGCGCGGGACCGGCAGGGAGTTCGGCGAGGTCCTCGCCGAGGCCCAGAAGCTCGGCTACGCCGAGGCCGATCCCAGCTTCGACATCGACGGCGTCGACGCGGCCCACAAGCTGGCCATCCTGGCGGCGCTGGCGTTCGGCTGCGAGGTCAACTTCGACGGCGTCTACGTCGAGGGGATCCGCGAGGTCTCGGCGCTCGACATTGCCTACGCCGAGGAGCTCGGCTACCGGATCAAGCTGCTCGGACTGGCGCGCCGCATCGACGGCGGCGTCGAGCAGCGCGTGCATCCCTGCATGGTGCGCCGCGAGACTCCCATCGCCAACGTCGAGGGGGTGTTCAACGCCGCCGTGGCCGAAGGCGACTTCTGCGACTCGATCGTGATCGAGGGGCGGGGTGCCGGCGGCGCGCCGACCGCCTCGGCGATCGTCGCCGACCTGATCGATCTGGCCCGGGGCATCCGCCTGCCGCCCTTCGCGGTGCCCGCCAGCCGGCTGCGCTCCCTGCCGTCGCTCAGGATGGAGCGCCACGTCGGCTGCTATTACTTCCGGCTGATGGTGGTCGACAGGCCGGGCGTTATCGCCGATGTCGCCGCGGCTCTGCGTGACGAGGAGATCTCGCTGGAGGCGATGCTGCAGCGCGGCCGCGCGCCCGGCGAGGCCGTGCCCGTGGTGATCACCACGCACGAGACCGAGGAGGCGCGCATGCGCCGGGCCCTGGACCGGATCGCCGATCTGGAGGCGGCGTTGGAACCGCCGCGCATGATCCGGATCGAGGACTTCTAG
- the glpX gene encoding class II fructose-bisphosphatase, with protein sequence MDRNLALEAVRVTEVAALAASRLMGRGDEKAADQAAVNAMRAALNSLPIDGTVVIGEGERDEAPMLYIGEKVGAGGPAIDIALDPLEGTTITAKGGNNALAVMAMAEAGGFLHAPDTYMDKIAVGGGLEDDVVDLDESPAVNLKNLAKAKKVEVSDLVVCILDRPRHAELIAKTREAGARIALITDGDVSGVIATSQVESGVDMYRGTGGAPEGVLAAAALRCIGGQFQGRLVFRNDDERGRAHRCGITEFDRKYKLHDLAGGDVMFAATGVTDGTMMKGVRRFQSGATTQSIVMRSKTGTVRTIHAQHNFKRKPWMENLGG encoded by the coding sequence ATGGATCGGAACCTGGCGCTGGAAGCGGTCAGGGTGACCGAGGTGGCGGCCCTGGCGGCCTCGCGGCTGATGGGCCGGGGCGACGAGAAGGCGGCGGACCAGGCGGCCGTCAACGCCATGCGCGCGGCGCTCAACAGCCTGCCGATCGACGGCACGGTGGTGATCGGCGAGGGCGAGCGCGACGAGGCGCCGATGCTCTACATCGGCGAGAAGGTGGGCGCCGGCGGGCCCGCCATCGACATCGCGCTCGATCCGCTCGAGGGCACGACGATCACCGCCAAGGGCGGCAACAACGCGCTGGCGGTCATGGCCATGGCCGAGGCCGGCGGCTTCCTCCACGCGCCGGACACCTACATGGACAAGATCGCCGTCGGCGGCGGTTTGGAAGACGACGTCGTCGACCTCGACGAGTCCCCGGCGGTCAACCTGAAGAACCTGGCGAAGGCCAAGAAGGTCGAGGTCTCCGATCTGGTGGTCTGCATTCTCGACCGGCCGCGCCACGCGGAACTGATCGCCAAGACCCGGGAGGCCGGGGCCCGCATCGCCCTGATCACCGACGGCGACGTCTCGGGCGTGATCGCCACCAGCCAGGTCGAGAGCGGCGTGGACATGTACCGCGGGACCGGCGGCGCGCCGGAGGGCGTCCTGGCGGCGGCCGCCCTGCGCTGCATCGGGGGCCAGTTCCAGGGCCGCCTCGTGTTCCGCAACGACGACGAGCGGGGCCGCGCCCATCGCTGCGGCATCACCGAGTTCGACCGCAAGTACAAGCTGCACGACCTCGCCGGCGGCGACGTGATGTTCGCCGCCACGGGCGTCACCGACGGCACCATGATGAAAGGGGTCCGCCGTTTTCAAAGCGGCGCCACGACCCAGTCGATCGTGATGCGCTCCAAGACCGGCACGGTGCGCACGATCCACGCGCAGCACAATTTCAAGCGCAAGCCCTGGATGGAAAACCTGGGCGGGTGA